The following coding sequences lie in one Silene latifolia isolate original U9 population chromosome 5, ASM4854445v1, whole genome shotgun sequence genomic window:
- the LOC141655907 gene encoding AAA-ATPase At2g46620-like, protein MITELIALGVIILIIRLLYRTSIFNISKNWVTHLQEKFHIHNIYKIPQYNEFSQENLLFRKISTYIKSLHSVEESDYAALYSGDKPGDVLVSLGPDQTVIDTFLDVQLKWTYNQHENVQGAVLMLRVKSRDKKRILAPYIQHIYKVVDEIELRKKELRVYLNNCQTGKWRSFPFVHPSTFDTIVLDNEVKNKVKNDLEQYLKSKQYYSKIGRVWRRSYLLYGGSGTGKSSFAAAMSKMISYDLYDLDLSKVSNGSDLKTLLLQTSRKSLILVENLDMYLMGSSASVSLTAVLNYMDGVVSSCGDERVMVFTMNCKNHIDPMVLRPGRVDVHIYFPFCDFNVFKALALSHLGIKEHKLFGQVEELLQGGTRVISPAEISEIMISNRMSSSRAIKTIIKTLQNDKGNIEQGGNNAIDRERVSGDSDESGSGNKREGSIAMQEIRKLYGIMKLRNSRRQESLDLS, encoded by the coding sequence ATGATCACAGAGTTAATAGCATTAGGAGTGATCATTCTAATTATTCGTCTTCTATATCGTACTTCTATCTTCAATATCTCGAAAAATTGGGTGACTCACCTTCAAGAAAAATTCCATATACACAACATTTACAAAATTCCACAATACAATGAATTTTCCCAAGAAAACCTTCTGTTTCGAAAAATTTCTACTTATATAAAATCATTGCATTCAGTTGAAGAATCAGATTATGCTGCCCTTTACTCAGGGGATAAACCAGGGGATGTTCTTGTATCCTTAGGCCCTGATCAAACCGTTATCGACACGTTCCTAGACGTACAACTCAAGTGGACTTATAACCAACACGAAAACGTTCAAGGCGCGGTGCTTATGCTTCGAGTCAAGTCACGTGACAAAAAGAGGATCTTAGCTCCATATATTCAACATATATATAAGGTTGTAGATGAAATCGAGCTAAGAAAAAAAGAATTACGGGTTTATTTAAATAATTGTCAAACCGGAAAATGGAGATCGTTTCCTTTTGTTCATCCGTCGACATTTGATACTATTGTCTTGGATAATGAGGTTAAGAATAAGGTTAAGAATGATCTTGAGCAATATTTGAAGTCTAAGCAATATTATAGTAAAATCGGACGGGTTTGGAGACGGAGTTATTTGTTATATGGCGGGTCTGGGACGGGTAAGTCGAGTTTTGCAGCCGCGATGAGTAAGATGATTTCGTATGATTTATATGATCTCGATTTGTCGAAAGTGTCAAATGGGTCGGATTTAAAGACGCTTTTGTTACAAACGTCGAGAAAGTcgttgattttggttgagaatTTGGATATGTATTTGATGGGTAGTTCGGCTAGTGTGAGTTTAACCGCGGTGTTGAATTACATGGATGGTGTTGTATCAAGCTGTGGGGATGAACGGGTAATGGTATTTACAATGAATTGTAAAAACCATATTGACCCAATGGTGTTACGGCCGGGTCGGGTTGATGTTCATATTTATTTccctttttgtgattttaatgTGTTTAAGGCATTGGCTTTGAGTCACTTGGGTATAAAGGAGCATAAATTGTTTGGACAAGTTGAGGAATTGTTACAAGGTGGGACGAGAGTAATTAGTCCGGCCGAGATTAGTGAGATAATGATCTCCAATCGAATGTCGTCTTCCCGTGCTATAAAGACGATTATTAAGACGTTACAAAATGATAAGGGAAATATCGAGCAAGGGGGTAATAATGCAATCGATAGGGAAAGAGTATCGGGTGATTCAGATGAGTCGGGTTCTGGGAACAAGCGCGAGGGTAGTATTGCAATGCAAGAAATTCGGAAATTATACGGGATTATGAAGTTGAGAAATAGTAGAAGGCAAGAGTCTTTAGATTTGAGTTAG